One Desertibacillus haloalkaliphilus DNA window includes the following coding sequences:
- a CDS encoding heavy-metal-associated domain-containing protein: MKHIDLQVERMSCGHCLDTVEHALENVEGVVDAKVHPNNNTVTVTFEESQTNVTYMREAVEEAGYWIV, from the coding sequence ATGAAGCATATTGATCTGCAAGTGGAGAGAATGAGTTGCGGGCATTGCCTCGATACAGTTGAGCATGCATTAGAAAATGTAGAAGGTGTCGTTGATGCGAAAGTACATCCAAATAACAATACCGTCACCGTTACATTTGAAGAATCACAAACAAACGTTACCTATATGAGAGAAGCAGTTGAAGAAGCTGGCTACTGGATTGTTTAA
- a CDS encoding YhcN/YlaJ family sporulation lipoprotein — MKPKIRTCLILLSFIVFLGGCVVPQDEEMGANADRTQGFSGYGTDNVRGMEGPLSDMMVPDQDPKGLTSNVQSIAGENQYMTGERQIDIRKDRGQQHSSQILSNRPGTLHDKQTLRDPGLENQTQQSDTQEQLSKNEKVSLMSQRILAIRSVQDVDIISDDDLYMIGVESNESRRSKLESEVFDAIRDIVNPDQVYVATDRKTVNRIRALRNGFESGQPLEELGATSSEFIRNLNRTFEQNQK; from the coding sequence ATGAAACCGAAAATACGAACATGTTTAATATTGCTATCCTTTATTGTCTTTCTTGGTGGATGTGTAGTTCCACAAGACGAGGAGATGGGTGCAAATGCTGATCGTACACAAGGGTTTAGCGGGTATGGTACAGACAATGTCCGTGGGATGGAAGGACCATTATCGGATATGATGGTTCCAGACCAGGACCCTAAAGGGTTAACGTCAAACGTTCAGTCTATTGCAGGAGAGAATCAATACATGACTGGCGAGCGTCAGATCGATATTCGAAAAGATCGAGGACAGCAACATTCTTCACAAATATTAAGTAATCGTCCAGGGACGTTACATGATAAACAAACCTTACGTGACCCTGGGTTAGAAAATCAAACCCAACAATCAGATACTCAAGAACAATTGAGTAAGAATGAGAAAGTTTCATTAATGTCTCAACGGATTTTAGCGATTAGAAGTGTTCAAGATGTTGATATTATTTCCGATGATGACCTTTATATGATCGGTGTAGAATCAAATGAATCAAGGCGGTCAAAACTGGAAAGTGAAGTATTTGATGCCATTCGTGATATTGTAAATCCAGACCAAGTTTATGTGGCGACAGACCGGAAAACGGTGAATCGCATCCGTGCTCTTCGTAATGGGTTCGAGTCAGGCCAGCCGTTGGAAGAACTTGGTGCGACGTCGTCTGAATTTATTCGCAATTTAAATCGAACATTTGAACAAAATCAAAAATAA